Proteins from a genomic interval of Cheilinus undulatus linkage group 15, ASM1832078v1, whole genome shotgun sequence:
- the zic2a gene encoding zinc finger protein ZIC 2a, translating into MLLDAGHQFPGLGVGSFARHHSASEMQDRDLSLAQNSFVDSAHMGAFKLNHDLSPGQSSAFTTQAPGYPAAALGAHAAHVTSYASSPFNSTRDFLFRSRGFGESSPASGQHTIFGPTAGSLHHSHTDTQGHILFPGIHDQHGSHGSPNVLNSQMRLGLPGEVFGRSDQYHQVSSPRTDPYSAAQLHNQYGSMNMNMGMNMAAHHHPGAFFRYMRQQCIKQELICKWIDPEQLSNPKKCCNKTFSTMHELVTHVSVEHVGGPEQTNHVCFWEDCSRESKPFKAKYKLVNHIRVHTGEKPFPCPFPGCGKVFARSENLKIHKRTHTGEKPFQCEFEGCDRRFANSSDRKKHMHVHTSDKPYLCKMCDKSYTHPSSLRKHMKVHESSPAASDSSPAASSGYESSTPPGLVSPTTETQSNTTLSPASAVHNTTSHSGLSSNFSEWYV; encoded by the exons ATGTTACTGGATGCTGGTCACCAGTTCCCAGGACTGGGAGTGGGCTCCTTCGCCAGGCATCACTCAGCGAGCGAGATGCAGGACAGAGACTTGAGTTTGGCACAGAACAGCTTTGTGGACTCGGCACACATGGGCGCCTTTAAGCTCAACCACGATCTCTCCCCGGGACAGAGCTCTGCCTTCACCACCCAGGCGCCGGGCTACCCCGCTGCGGCTCTGGGGGCTCACGCCGCTCATGTCACGTCGTACGCGAGCTCTCCTTTTAACTCCACCAGGGACTTTCTCTTTCGCAGCCGTGGCTTCGGAGAATCCTCTCCGGCGAGCGGCCAACATACTATTTTTGGCCCCACGGCGGGATCCCTTCATCACTCCCACACAGACACGCAAGGCCACATTTTGTTCCCGGGGATCCACGACCAGCACGGCTCCCACGGCTCCCCCAACGTCCTGAACAGCCAAATGAGGCTCGGACTACCGGGAGAAGTTTTCGGACGCTCCGACCAGTACCACCAGGTCTCCAGCCCGAGGACCGATCCTTATTCGGCCGCGCAGCTGCACAATCAGTACGGCTCTATGAATATGAACATGGGGATGAACATGGCAGCCCATCACCACCCCGGTGCCTTTTTCCGTTACATGAGGCAGCAGTGCATCAAGCAGGAGCTCATCTGCAAGTGGATCGACCCCGAGCAGCTCAGCAACCCCAAAAAGTGCTGCAACAAAACTTTTAGCACCATGCACGAGCTGGTCACGCACGTCTCCGTGGAGCACGTCGGAGGACCCGAGCAGACCAACCACGTCTGCTTCTGGGAGGACTGCTCCCGGGAGAGCAAACCTTTCAAGGCGAAATACAAACTGGTGAACCACATTCGGGTGCACACCGGGGAGAAGCCTTTCCCGTGTCCGTTCCCTGGCTGCGGGAAGGTGTTCGCACGGTCGGAAAACTTGAAGATCCACAAACGAACGCACACAG GAGAGAAGCCGTTCCAGTGCGAGTTTGAAGGCTGCGACAGGAGGTTTGCAAACAGCAGCGACCGAAAGAAACACATGCACGTGCACACGTCGGACAAGCCTTATTTGTGCAAAATGTGTGACAAGTCCTACACGCACCCCAGCTCCCTACGGAAACACATGAAG GTGCATGAATCCTCCCCAGCAGCATCAGACTCCTCACCAGCAGCCAGCTCCGGCTACGAGTCCTCCACACCACCGGGCCTTGTGTCTCCCACCACCGAGACCCAAAGCAACACCACCCTGTCCCCCGCCTCAGCTGTGCACAACAccaccagccacagtggcctatccTCCAATTTCAGTGAATGGTATGTGTAG